In the genome of uncultured Pseudomonas sp., the window ATTCCAATAGCCGCGCAGAAACCCGTATTGCAGCCCCGCAGACATCGAGGCAATCGCCCCGGCACCTGGCGACAAGCTGATCACCCAACAAGCGACAAAGAACGCAAGCCAGGTTTCGAGAGCCATGGCGTCAATCTCCAATTAAAAGCAGGCCAGAAAAAGGGGCAGGCCGAAGCCTACCCCTTGTTGTGTTACTCGCCTAGCGGGCGAATCAGTCCGGCATGTCTTTGCGCAGTTGCACCGGGCCTAGCTCTTCCTTGCGCGCACGGGCGCGGGCGGTGCGCATGCGGATGTTGATGGCCTCAACGGCCAACGAGAAGGCCATGGCGAAGTACACATAACCCTTCGGCACATGCACGTCGAAGGCTTCGGCGATCAGCACGGTGCCGACCACGATCAGGAACGACAGGGCAAGCATCTTCAAGCTCGGGTGCTTATCGATGAAATCGCTGATGGTGCCTGCCGAGAGCATCATCACGATCACCGAAATGACGATGGCCGCAACCATCACGGGCACGTTATCGACCAGGCCGACTGCGGTAATCACCGAGTCCAGCGAGAACACGATGTCGATAATCGCGATCTGCACGATGATCCCCATAAAGCCGTAGGCCTTGCCGCCGTTGGCCTGCGCTTCTTCTTCGCCTTCCAGGCTATGGAAGATCTCGGCGGTGCTCTTAAACAACAGAAACAGGCCACCAAAGAACAGGATCAGGTCACGCCCGGAGAAGCCTTCACCGAAGAGGTGAAACAGATCGTTGGTCAGTCGCATCACCCAGCTGATCGACAGCAGCAGCAGAATTCGCGTGCCCATGGCCAGGGCTAGGCCGAAGAAACGCGCGTTGGGTTGCTGATGCTTTGGCAGGCGGCTGACCAGGATCGAGATAAAGATGATGTTGTCGATGCCAAGGACAATTTCCAGGGCAGTCAGGGTCAGAAATGCGACCCAGATTTCAGGGTTGCTCAGCCATTCCATAGGAATCAGATCTCGCTAGTACGTTCAGGGGGGAGTTGGCCGTTGCGCCAGCGGCGCACGGCTTTTTGGAAAAATAGACTATTGGGGATCTGCACCCAAGCGCCGGGCGCATCGCCAGTGACGTCTTCCAGGGTGGTGTAGAACAGGTTGATCGCAATCACCCGGCCGCGCACCCCGTGCTTGTCGGCGCTTTCCAGCACTTCGACACAATCACCGATGCGAAACGGCCCCATGGCGAAGATCAGCAGCGCGCAGAACATATTGGACAGCACGCTCCAGATCGCGAAAAAGGCAATCGCGGCCACGGCGGCAAAACCGGTCAGTGCAGTCCACAGCACCTGTGCCGAAACGCCTAGGCGCTCCAGCACCAGCATAAAAGCACTGCCCAGAATCAACCAGCGCAGTAAGCCGCGCAGCGGCATAAGCAACTCTGCCGGCAGCTGTGGGTAGCGGTTACCGAGCCGGGTGATACCGCGAGTGAGAATGCGCTGAACCAGCCAGGCCAGCAGCAAAATCAGTATGATCTGCCCGGCCCTGAGCAACGGTTCGCGCCAGGCCAGCAGCCACTCCAGCGTTGGCAGGGTGATGCTCAACTGGCGGCCTCCAGTTCGGCCTGCAAGCTTTCGAGG includes:
- a CDS encoding TerC family protein, which produces MEWLSNPEIWVAFLTLTALEIVLGIDNIIFISILVSRLPKHQQPNARFFGLALAMGTRILLLLSISWVMRLTNDLFHLFGEGFSGRDLILFFGGLFLLFKSTAEIFHSLEGEEEAQANGGKAYGFMGIIVQIAIIDIVFSLDSVITAVGLVDNVPVMVAAIVISVIVMMLSAGTISDFIDKHPSLKMLALSFLIVVGTVLIAEAFDVHVPKGYVYFAMAFSLAVEAINIRMRTARARARKEELGPVQLRKDMPD
- a CDS encoding mechanosensitive ion channel family protein, whose amino-acid sequence is MPTLEWLLAWREPLLRAGQIILILLLAWLVQRILTRGITRLGNRYPQLPAELLMPLRGLLRWLILGSAFMLVLERLGVSAQVLWTALTGFAAVAAIAFFAIWSVLSNMFCALLIFAMGPFRIGDCVEVLESADKHGVRGRVIAINLFYTTLEDVTGDAPGAWVQIPNSLFFQKAVRRWRNGQLPPERTSEI